A stretch of Metabacillus sp. FJAT-52054 DNA encodes these proteins:
- a CDS encoding S1C family serine protease, translating to MKKWIWSGIATVLIWAAGVTGIFLVQNNIPKELKLSSQIIELDSAKAASTNSEDAVKKIIEDSQKHVVTIQLDDGSLGSGFQYNEKGDVITNAHVVADENEVVVLTKDSREMKGQVIGVNPTRDIALVRVKDLEGNDPLPVERKKKSAIGDEVLALGSPLGLQNTVTDGIISGVDREVNIEQTYYKDAYQISAPIAPGNSGGPLVDKKTGKAIGINSAATDQGTIGFSIPIIAVLDEIDSWAGQAQ from the coding sequence TTGAAAAAGTGGATTTGGAGCGGCATTGCAACGGTTCTTATTTGGGCAGCTGGTGTTACAGGGATTTTTTTAGTACAGAACAACATTCCTAAGGAGCTAAAGCTTTCCTCGCAAATTATTGAGCTTGATAGTGCAAAGGCTGCAAGCACCAACAGCGAGGATGCTGTGAAAAAGATCATTGAAGATTCCCAAAAGCATGTTGTCACAATTCAGCTTGATGATGGGTCTCTTGGCTCTGGATTTCAGTACAATGAAAAAGGAGATGTTATCACCAATGCCCACGTTGTAGCCGATGAGAATGAGGTAGTGGTTTTAACAAAGGATTCACGTGAGATGAAAGGGCAAGTCATAGGAGTAAATCCTACAAGAGATATCGCACTTGTCCGAGTAAAGGATTTGGAGGGGAATGATCCGCTTCCAGTTGAACGCAAGAAGAAATCAGCTATAGGAGATGAAGTGCTGGCATTGGGAAGCCCGCTTGGCCTTCAAAACACAGTTACAGACGGGATTATCAGCGGTGTGGACAGAGAAGTGAATATTGAGCAAACCTACTACAAGGATGCTTATCAAATTTCTGCTCCGATTGCCCCGGGTAACAGCGGAGGTCCTCTCGTAGATAAGAAAACAGGGAAGGCAATTGGTATAAATTCTGCAGCGACAGATCAGGGAACAATCGGCTTCAGCATCCCGATTATAGCTGTGCTGGATGAAATAGATTCCTGGGCAGGTCAAGCTCAATGA
- a CDS encoding DUF4240 domain-containing protein: METILHFQDDSSNKFWKINVTGTAYIVTFGKAGTTGTVRSKKFESAGECRQEAERLIQSKLKKGYRPGRSSLQMIKKSGMTEAVFWSIFEQAKTKGDEQEEQLEWLVDHLAKKPVQDIIKFDEIFSRYFVRSYTSHLWAAAFIIMGGCSDDSFDYFRAWLLYQGKEVYEAAIRDPESLIPSLKKLEENDEIPQFEDLTYIGALAFEEKTGQDDNSFYELYDQIVLESVVEPNIVLDWDEDDEEGLMLRFPKLWERYGENPLEC; the protein is encoded by the coding sequence GTGGAGACTATATTACATTTTCAGGATGATTCATCAAATAAATTTTGGAAAATCAATGTTACCGGAACCGCATATATCGTTACTTTTGGTAAAGCGGGTACAACCGGAACGGTTCGTTCCAAAAAGTTTGAAAGTGCTGGTGAATGCCGCCAGGAGGCTGAACGGCTGATTCAATCAAAACTCAAAAAGGGGTACAGGCCAGGCAGGTCATCGCTGCAGATGATAAAAAAAAGCGGGATGACAGAGGCTGTATTCTGGTCAATATTCGAGCAGGCTAAAACAAAGGGAGATGAGCAGGAGGAACAGCTGGAATGGCTTGTAGATCATTTAGCAAAAAAGCCGGTTCAGGACATTATTAAATTTGATGAAATCTTCTCCCGTTATTTTGTGCGATCCTACACCTCACACCTATGGGCAGCAGCTTTTATTATAATGGGCGGCTGTTCTGATGATAGCTTTGATTATTTTCGAGCTTGGCTTCTTTATCAGGGTAAAGAGGTATATGAAGCAGCTATTCGTGATCCTGAGAGCTTGATTCCTTCTCTAAAAAAGCTGGAAGAAAATGACGAGATTCCGCAATTCGAGGATTTAACGTACATTGGAGCCCTTGCATTCGAAGAAAAGACAGGGCAGGATGATAACAGCTTTTATGAGTTATATGATCAAATTGTGCTTGAATCAGTAGTAGAGCCCAATATTGTGCTTGACTGGGATGAGGATGATGAAGAAGGTTTAATGCTCCGTTTCCCTAAGCTATGGGAACGTTATGGGGAAAATCCTCTTGAATGCTGA
- a CDS encoding PAS domain-containing protein: MIFEKNIDHPQLKLLFKALDSSQTGIIITDPSKKENPIVYMSRGFTEVTGYTEEEVLGKNCRFLQGEKTDQKEVDKIREAVQEKKSVSVTLLNYRKDGTLFFNQLNIDPFYIEEENRYYFIGVQKDVTMEKHYQSLMEQAKMEADKRSTPIISIEDQISVLPLIGSFPSERLTILMRNIMEHKDKTRDKYLILDVSGLSVFDRALSNYIVNLNGWLKLLGTELLITGIYPRMAITVLEDCEELNAVKVFPAVKHALEYIKKENSQSSDLLFKNRI; this comes from the coding sequence ATGATTTTTGAAAAAAATATAGATCATCCTCAGCTGAAACTGCTGTTTAAAGCATTGGATTCTTCTCAAACAGGAATTATTATCACCGACCCATCTAAAAAAGAAAATCCCATCGTCTATATGTCCAGGGGATTTACGGAAGTAACGGGCTATACGGAAGAAGAGGTTCTTGGAAAAAACTGCAGGTTCCTCCAAGGGGAAAAAACAGATCAAAAAGAAGTAGATAAAATCAGAGAGGCTGTCCAGGAAAAGAAGTCTGTTTCTGTAACATTGCTAAACTACCGCAAAGATGGAACTCTTTTTTTTAATCAGCTGAATATTGACCCATTCTATATAGAAGAAGAAAATCGCTATTATTTTATTGGCGTCCAAAAAGATGTCACAATGGAAAAACATTATCAATCTTTAATGGAACAGGCGAAAATGGAGGCAGATAAAAGATCAACCCCTATTATTTCCATTGAAGATCAGATTTCTGTTCTTCCGCTGATTGGCTCATTTCCAAGTGAGAGGCTTACCATCTTAATGAGAAATATTATGGAGCATAAAGATAAAACGAGGGATAAATATTTAATCCTTGATGTTTCAGGACTTTCCGTTTTCGACCGTGCGCTTTCGAACTATATTGTAAACTTAAATGGATGGCTTAAGCTTCTGGGTACAGAGCTCTTGATTACAGGTATATACCCCCGTATGGCCATTACAGTTCTTGAGGACTGTGAGGAACTGAACGCGGTTAAAGTGTTTCCAGCTGTAAAGCACGCTTTGGAATATATAAAAAAAGAAAACAGCCAAAGCTCTGATTTGTTATTCAAAAACCGTATCTGA
- a CDS encoding sodium:solute symporter has protein sequence MVVSLLIVGAFLLFSLFLGLRAKRGKDMDLEQWTVGGRGFGTMFVFLLMAGEIYTTFTFLGGSGWAYGKGGPALYILVYGTLAYVLSYWLLPPIWIYAKEKNLMSQSDFFVSKYKSPMLGVLVSLVGIAALIPYLVLQLKGLGIIVSEASYGAISPVISVWIGLITVTVYVMLSGIHGSAWTAVVKDLLILVMVVFLGIYLPIHYYGGFQPMFESIEAAKPGFLTLPDSGMSISWFISTIVLTVFGYYMWPHTFASAYTAQNAKVFKKNAFLMPLYSVVLIFVLFVGFAAILKVPGLEGADSDLSLFRLSIQTFDPWMIGLIGAAGLLTALVPGSMMLMAAATLFAKNVYKAAVPSATDQQVAKLAKYLVPVIALIAAFFTFNGGNTIVTLLLMGYSLVTQLFPALLFSLFRSRFVTKQGAMAGIIAGVFIVAYTTLAGTTIGGLFPVLPQAVKDLNVGIAALLFNLVFMLGVSIVTRSSDVNKAADEERTA, from the coding sequence ATGGTTGTATCACTGCTGATTGTAGGTGCCTTTTTGCTTTTCTCCCTCTTTCTTGGACTCAGAGCAAAACGCGGCAAAGATATGGATTTGGAGCAGTGGACGGTCGGCGGACGGGGATTTGGAACGATGTTCGTATTCTTGCTGATGGCTGGTGAGATTTATACAACGTTCACGTTCCTCGGCGGCAGCGGCTGGGCATATGGCAAAGGCGGACCGGCCCTCTATATTCTTGTTTATGGCACGCTTGCCTATGTTTTATCCTATTGGCTCCTTCCACCAATCTGGATATATGCCAAGGAGAAAAATCTGATGTCTCAATCGGACTTTTTCGTCAGTAAATATAAGAGCCCGATGCTCGGTGTTCTTGTCTCCCTAGTAGGAATAGCTGCGCTCATTCCATACCTGGTTCTGCAGCTGAAGGGTCTTGGAATTATCGTATCAGAAGCTTCCTACGGAGCTATTTCTCCCGTCATCTCCGTTTGGATTGGCTTAATTACCGTAACAGTCTATGTTATGCTGTCAGGTATTCATGGCTCAGCCTGGACTGCCGTCGTGAAGGATCTATTGATTCTCGTCATGGTCGTTTTTCTTGGGATTTACTTGCCCATTCATTATTACGGAGGGTTTCAGCCGATGTTTGAATCCATTGAAGCGGCAAAACCAGGATTCCTTACTCTTCCTGATTCAGGCATGAGCATCAGCTGGTTTATCTCAACAATCGTTCTGACGGTATTTGGATATTACATGTGGCCTCACACTTTCGCATCGGCCTACACGGCTCAAAATGCAAAAGTTTTTAAGAAAAATGCCTTTCTTATGCCCCTATATTCGGTTGTATTGATTTTCGTGCTATTTGTCGGATTTGCAGCGATATTGAAAGTACCCGGCTTAGAAGGTGCAGATAGCGACCTTTCTCTATTCAGACTTTCCATTCAAACGTTTGATCCCTGGATGATTGGCTTGATTGGTGCAGCAGGCCTCCTGACTGCCCTCGTGCCAGGCTCGATGATGCTGATGGCAGCCGCAACTTTATTTGCAAAAAATGTGTACAAGGCTGCTGTTCCTTCTGCTACCGATCAGCAGGTGGCCAAGCTCGCAAAATATCTCGTTCCGGTCATAGCTTTAATTGCCGCTTTTTTCACCTTTAACGGAGGTAATACAATTGTCACGCTTCTTTTAATGGGATACAGCCTGGTCACTCAGTTATTCCCTGCCTTACTGTTCAGTCTGTTCCGCAGCAGATTTGTTACAAAGCAGGGAGCAATGGCAGGAATCATTGCAGGAGTATTCATCGTCGCTTATACAACTCTTGCGGGAACGACTATAGGAGGCTTATTTCCAGTACTTCCACAGGCAGTTAAAGATTTAAATGTAGGAATTGCCGCCTTATTATTCAACTTAGTTTTCATGCTTGGTGTGAGTATCGTGACGCGTTCCAGCGATGTGAATAAAGCTGCCGATGAAGAGCGGACTGCATAA
- a CDS encoding DUF3311 domain-containing protein encodes MRPLYLLAFLPVIGFFGGLSFANRVEPYVLGLPFLFFWIILWVALTSVIMAVIYRFDPANKEEL; translated from the coding sequence ATGAGACCCCTTTATTTGCTGGCATTTCTCCCTGTTATAGGATTTTTTGGCGGTCTCTCATTTGCCAACCGTGTGGAACCATACGTATTAGGACTTCCTTTTTTATTTTTCTGGATTATTTTATGGGTGGCACTGACATCGGTTATTATGGCTGTCATCTACCGATTTGACCCTGCAAACAAGGAGGAGTTGTAA
- a CDS encoding M20 family metallopeptidase, giving the protein MIIQAEDRKKMISWRRHLHMHPELSYQETKTAQYIFDELENMNGLELSRPTSTSVLARLNKGKAGKVLAIRADIDALPIEEENDFEFASQNPGVMHACGHDGHTAMLLGAAKILSEHKEKLYGEVRFIFQHAEEHPPGGAEELVKAGVMDDVDFVIGTHLWSPLETGKIGIVYGPMMAAPDTFKVRVIGNGGHAGVPHETVDSIAVSAQIISSLQQIVSRVTDASEQLVLSVTQISGGTADNVIPGFVEFRGTVRSFNEELRNRIPGQIERIVKGLTDAHQASYEFDYSFGYRPVINEEHTTKLLHAAAEHLYGQEAVEIMKPSMVGEDFSAYQQKAPGCFFFTGAGNRVKGITYPHHHSKFTIDEDALEIGVSMFAEAAKVMLSGKGDKE; this is encoded by the coding sequence ATGATTATACAGGCAGAAGACCGCAAAAAAATGATTAGCTGGAGAAGGCATCTTCACATGCATCCAGAGCTTTCCTATCAGGAAACAAAAACGGCTCAATATATCTTTGACGAACTGGAGAATATGAATGGTTTAGAGTTATCCAGGCCAACTTCAACTTCTGTTTTAGCGAGGCTTAATAAAGGGAAAGCGGGAAAAGTTCTAGCAATCAGAGCGGATATCGATGCACTTCCGATAGAGGAAGAAAATGATTTTGAGTTCGCCTCCCAAAACCCGGGAGTTATGCATGCCTGCGGACACGATGGACATACCGCAATGCTTTTAGGAGCAGCAAAAATATTATCTGAGCATAAGGAAAAGCTGTATGGAGAGGTACGGTTCATCTTTCAGCATGCGGAAGAACATCCTCCCGGAGGAGCAGAGGAACTGGTAAAAGCAGGAGTCATGGATGATGTTGATTTCGTGATTGGGACCCATTTATGGTCCCCCCTTGAAACAGGAAAAATCGGAATTGTTTATGGTCCGATGATGGCTGCTCCTGACACATTTAAGGTTCGTGTAATTGGAAATGGAGGACATGCGGGAGTGCCTCATGAAACAGTGGACAGCATCGCGGTATCTGCCCAAATCATTTCCAGCCTGCAGCAGATCGTTTCCAGGGTAACGGATGCTTCCGAACAGCTTGTCCTTTCAGTCACGCAAATTTCGGGAGGAACGGCGGACAATGTGATCCCCGGGTTTGTTGAATTCAGAGGAACCGTTCGAAGTTTCAATGAAGAATTGCGAAACCGAATTCCCGGGCAAATTGAGAGGATTGTTAAAGGGCTTACGGATGCGCATCAGGCTTCTTATGAATTTGATTATTCGTTCGGCTATCGCCCTGTCATTAATGAAGAACACACAACAAAACTTCTTCATGCAGCGGCTGAACACCTATACGGTCAAGAGGCTGTTGAAATCATGAAGCCCAGCATGGTCGGTGAAGATTTTTCTGCTTATCAGCAAAAAGCGCCCGGATGCTTTTTCTTTACAGGGGCAGGGAACCGAGTAAAAGGAATCACCTATCCCCACCATCATTCGAAATTCACCATCGATGAGGATGCACTGGAAATCGGTGTAAGCATGTTTGCTGAAGCAGCCAAGGTTATGCTTTCCGGTAAGGGGGACAAAGAATGA
- a CDS encoding STAS domain-containing protein has translation MATSANINLDNFKDLVLQKAYSDQSFISFRGNKQDLTNWRKKLIEIYANSLTLSSDKSADEVKKWGEEFANKLVELGLPLDAAIVEMRTAKQNIGELLKEEANKQELTINEYHSIYSIFDRVVDQSVELVSICYMKAHDEKISSAQHAVDELSIPVVKIEEGIGILPVIGDIDTRRAQLLMVTALEKSAEFKLEYLILDLSGVPVIDTMVAQQIFQVLEALRISGVTSKISGIRPELAITMTQLGVNFEVQSFSSLHQAIASIKE, from the coding sequence GTGGCCACTTCAGCGAATATTAATTTAGATAATTTCAAGGATTTAGTCCTTCAGAAGGCATACAGCGATCAAAGCTTTATTTCATTTAGGGGAAATAAACAGGATTTGACGAACTGGAGGAAGAAACTAATTGAGATCTATGCAAATTCATTAACCCTGTCATCAGACAAATCAGCAGATGAAGTTAAGAAATGGGGGGAGGAATTTGCGAACAAGCTGGTAGAACTTGGCTTGCCGCTTGATGCAGCGATTGTTGAGATGAGGACTGCCAAGCAGAATATTGGGGAACTCCTTAAAGAAGAAGCAAACAAGCAAGAGCTGACGATTAATGAATATCATTCAATCTATTCCATTTTTGATAGAGTAGTAGACCAATCGGTTGAGCTTGTTTCCATTTGTTATATGAAAGCGCATGATGAAAAAATTTCTTCTGCCCAGCATGCAGTAGATGAGCTTTCCATTCCTGTAGTGAAAATTGAAGAAGGAATTGGAATTCTGCCCGTTATTGGAGACATTGACACAAGAAGAGCCCAGCTATTAATGGTCACAGCTCTTGAGAAGAGTGCAGAATTTAAACTGGAGTATTTAATTCTTGATCTTTCAGGAGTTCCGGTTATCGATACAATGGTGGCACAGCAAATATTCCAGGTTCTGGAAGCTCTTAGGATATCAGGAGTAACCAGCAAAATCAGCGGCATTCGTCCTGAGCTTGCCATTACAATGACTCAGTTAGGTGTGAACTTTGAAGTGCAATCCTTCTCAAGCCTGCATCAGGCAATCGCAAGCATAAAAGAATAA
- a CDS encoding type II toxin-antitoxin system SpoIISA family toxin, whose amino-acid sequence MILFYQGLVWFVLCLLAFYGISHWIWEDRVKKASESIRKTWYVLFLLGAAVFWTAHPASLFSDWKNYLIVFGVFVLIDAFLFLGMYIKKLGVNELERHTEVLEENARLVQENNHRLKTFANLLQHVSINLYQGGIAEYMQGLDELIQLFAEKNDLTASFHSFDTDQEKEQLLGVIERKGSIRSALERNEIVYRPEEKTALIPIEIQGVTFVLKIKAAADEVNESDCLLFLSLIHMYDIIY is encoded by the coding sequence ATGATTCTTTTTTATCAAGGACTGGTTTGGTTTGTGCTTTGTTTACTGGCATTTTACGGTATTTCACATTGGATTTGGGAGGATCGGGTAAAGAAAGCTTCTGAATCAATCCGGAAGACATGGTATGTGCTATTCTTGCTGGGAGCTGCCGTATTCTGGACAGCGCACCCTGCATCCTTATTCTCCGATTGGAAAAACTATCTGATTGTCTTTGGAGTTTTTGTTTTAATTGATGCTTTCCTGTTTCTCGGTATGTATATTAAAAAGCTTGGAGTGAACGAACTTGAGCGGCATACGGAGGTATTAGAGGAGAACGCCAGGCTTGTCCAAGAGAACAACCATCGCCTGAAAACTTTTGCAAACCTCCTCCAGCATGTTTCCATCAATCTCTATCAGGGGGGTATTGCGGAATACATGCAGGGGCTGGATGAACTGATTCAATTATTTGCAGAAAAGAATGATTTGACCGCTTCCTTCCATTCGTTTGATACGGATCAGGAAAAGGAGCAGCTACTGGGTGTGATTGAAAGAAAAGGAAGCATTCGTTCCGCACTTGAGCGGAATGAAATTGTCTATCGGCCTGAAGAAAAGACAGCTTTGATCCCGATTGAAATTCAGGGAGTTACATTTGTATTAAAGATTAAAGCTGCTGCTGATGAAGTCAATGAATCAGATTGTCTCCTTTTTCTTTCTTTAATTCATATGTATGATATAATTTATTAA
- a CDS encoding GntP family permease — protein sequence MEIVIILLSLSLLMFVAYRGFSVILFAPICALFAVLLTDPSFVLPFFSNIFMEKMVGFIKLYFPVFLLGAIFGKVVEMSGLAETIAKTIVKLVGAKRAILAIVLMGAILTYSGVSLFVVVFAVYPFAKNLFIQADIPKRLIPGTIALGAFTFTMDALPGTPQIQNVIPTTFFKTDIYAAPVLGIVGAVFVLTLGMLYLESRRKKAEKAGEGYAGFTSELAAGSESDLALEKEAAAVSANTDPSTARQILAFVPLILVGVMNKFFTVSFPKWYPEGFDFTAIGLEAFGKIELSSVVAIWSVELALLIGILATFAFNWKAVTSNIQEGLNAGIGGALLAAMNTGAEYGFGGVISALPGFKTVSSGISSTFTDPLVNGAVTTTTLAGITGSASGGMGIALSAMSETYLQAIEKYNIPPEVMHRVISMASGGMDTLPHNGAVITLLAVTGLTHRQSYRDIFAITIIKTLAVFVIIGLYSLTGLV from the coding sequence GTGGAAATCGTTATTATTTTATTGTCTTTAAGTTTGCTGATGTTTGTAGCGTACAGAGGATTTTCAGTCATTTTGTTTGCTCCGATTTGTGCACTCTTTGCCGTATTGCTTACAGATCCAAGCTTTGTCCTGCCATTTTTCTCGAACATTTTTATGGAAAAGATGGTTGGTTTTATCAAACTGTATTTCCCGGTCTTTTTATTAGGGGCGATTTTTGGAAAAGTCGTGGAGATGTCCGGCTTGGCTGAAACGATAGCTAAGACAATCGTGAAGCTGGTAGGAGCGAAAAGAGCAATTCTTGCCATCGTGCTGATGGGGGCAATTCTTACTTACAGCGGTGTCAGCCTGTTTGTAGTTGTATTTGCTGTCTATCCGTTTGCTAAGAACCTGTTCATTCAAGCAGACATTCCAAAACGTCTTATTCCGGGTACGATTGCACTTGGCGCATTTACTTTCACGATGGATGCACTTCCGGGAACACCTCAGATTCAGAATGTTATCCCAACAACTTTCTTCAAAACGGACATTTATGCAGCACCTGTTCTAGGGATTGTTGGAGCTGTTTTTGTTTTAACACTTGGTATGCTTTATTTGGAATCCCGCCGTAAAAAAGCGGAAAAGGCTGGCGAAGGCTATGCAGGATTTACTTCTGAGCTGGCTGCTGGATCTGAATCTGATCTTGCTCTTGAAAAAGAAGCCGCCGCAGTATCGGCTAATACAGATCCTTCAACAGCAAGGCAGATCCTTGCATTTGTCCCGCTTATTCTTGTTGGCGTGATGAACAAATTTTTCACGGTTTCCTTTCCTAAGTGGTATCCGGAGGGTTTTGATTTTACGGCCATTGGTCTTGAGGCATTCGGAAAAATCGAGCTTTCATCCGTTGTAGCAATCTGGTCTGTTGAACTTGCCTTGCTCATCGGAATTCTTGCGACCTTTGCATTTAATTGGAAAGCTGTTACATCCAATATTCAGGAAGGTCTGAATGCTGGAATTGGCGGAGCCCTTCTTGCAGCCATGAATACTGGAGCAGAGTATGGGTTTGGAGGAGTGATCTCCGCTTTGCCTGGATTCAAAACCGTTAGTTCTGGTATTTCCAGCACATTTACCGATCCGCTTGTGAACGGTGCGGTTACAACCACCACATTAGCAGGTATCACGGGTTCTGCATCAGGCGGTATGGGAATTGCGCTGAGTGCAATGTCAGAGACGTACCTGCAAGCAATTGAAAAGTACAATATTCCGCCTGAGGTCATGCACAGGGTCATTTCTATGGCTTCCGGCGGTATGGATACACTGCCGCACAACGGAGCGGTTATTACCTTGCTTGCTGTTACAGGGTTAACACATCGCCAGTCCTATCGAGATATCTTTGCGATCACGATTATTAAGACCCTTGCCGTTTTTGTCATCATCGGTCTTTACAGTTTAACTGGTTTAGTCTAA
- a CDS encoding CoA transferase subunit A, protein MGKGKILTSFEEAIEPIEDGATLIVGGFGLCGIPEKSILALQEKGVKNLTVVSNNCGVDDWGLGLLLANNQIKKMMSSYVGENKIFERQFLSGELEVELIPQGTLAERMRAGGAGIPGFYTATGVGTKVAEGKEHKEFDGKTYILERGIIGDFALVKAWKADSLGNLVFRKTSRNFNPVAAMAGKITIAEVEEIVEAGELDPDEIHTPGIYVQHVLLGENYEKRIERRTVLQAQ, encoded by the coding sequence ATGGGTAAAGGAAAAATTCTTACATCTTTTGAAGAAGCGATTGAACCGATAGAGGATGGCGCAACATTGATTGTTGGTGGATTCGGTCTATGCGGTATTCCTGAAAAAAGCATTCTTGCCTTGCAGGAAAAAGGAGTGAAAAACCTGACTGTCGTCAGCAACAATTGCGGGGTGGATGACTGGGGACTTGGATTGCTCCTGGCCAATAATCAAATAAAAAAGATGATGTCTTCCTATGTAGGAGAAAACAAGATATTCGAACGCCAGTTTTTAAGCGGAGAGCTGGAGGTTGAACTTATTCCTCAAGGAACACTGGCTGAACGAATGCGAGCTGGAGGAGCCGGAATTCCCGGCTTTTACACAGCTACAGGTGTTGGAACAAAAGTAGCGGAAGGAAAAGAACATAAGGAGTTTGACGGGAAAACGTATATTCTCGAACGCGGTATCATCGGGGATTTTGCTCTAGTTAAAGCATGGAAGGCAGATTCTCTCGGAAATCTCGTGTTTAGAAAAACCTCGAGGAACTTTAATCCTGTTGCTGCTATGGCTGGAAAGATTACCATTGCCGAGGTTGAAGAGATTGTAGAAGCTGGCGAGCTTGACCCGGATGAAATCCATACGCCGGGAATTTACGTCCAGCACGTACTCCTTGGGGAAAATTACGAAAAGCGCATCGAGCGGCGAACCGTACTACAGGCACAGTAA
- a CDS encoding 3-oxoacid CoA-transferase subunit B: MMENRQKMVKRAVKEIRDGMNVNLGIGIPTLVANEIPADYNVLLQSENGLLGIGPYPVEGAEDPDLINAGKETVTAVPGSSYFDSAESFAMIRGGHIDLAILGGMEVSEEGDLANWMIPGKMIKGMGGAMDLVNGAKRIIVIMEHVNKHGESKVKSACTLPLTGKQVVHRLITDLAVFDFHSGRMELVELQEGISIEEVKKKTEASFSISQNLLTAH, encoded by the coding sequence ATGATGGAAAATCGCCAAAAAATGGTCAAGAGAGCCGTAAAAGAAATCAGAGACGGCATGAACGTAAACCTGGGGATTGGCATCCCGACACTTGTAGCCAATGAAATCCCTGCTGATTACAATGTTTTGCTTCAGTCAGAAAATGGACTTCTCGGAATTGGACCATATCCTGTTGAAGGAGCAGAAGATCCTGACTTGATTAATGCCGGTAAAGAAACGGTAACGGCCGTCCCTGGCTCCTCTTATTTTGATAGTGCTGAATCCTTCGCCATGATACGCGGCGGCCACATCGATCTGGCCATACTTGGAGGCATGGAGGTATCCGAGGAAGGGGATCTGGCTAACTGGATGATCCCGGGGAAAATGATTAAAGGAATGGGCGGCGCCATGGATTTGGTGAATGGTGCCAAAAGAATTATCGTCATTATGGAGCATGTAAATAAACATGGCGAGTCCAAAGTGAAATCCGCATGTACTCTGCCTTTGACAGGAAAGCAAGTCGTACATCGACTTATTACAGATTTGGCTGTTTTTGATTTCCATTCAGGAAGAATGGAACTGGTGGAACTTCAGGAAGGGATTTCGATTGAAGAGGTGAAGAAAAAAACAGAAGCCTCTTTTTCCATCAGCCAAAATTTATTGACGGCCCACTAA
- a CDS encoding 3-hydroxybutyrate dehydrogenase, with protein MERLLEKKVALITGAASGIGFEIAKEFASQGAAVIVSDLKAESAEKAASQLREAGGEAISAVCDVTKEEHIAAAIETVMETYGRLDILINNAGLQYVSPIEEFPTDRFEFLIKVMLTAPFIATKHAFPIMKKQRFGRIINMASINGLIGFAGKAAYNSAKHGVIGLTKVSALEGAEHGITVNAICPGYVDTPLVRNQLSDLARTRNVELEKVLEEVIYPLVPQKRLLDVQEIADYSVFLASEKAKGVTGQAVVLDGGYTVQ; from the coding sequence ATGGAACGCTTACTAGAAAAGAAAGTGGCCCTGATCACAGGTGCAGCGAGCGGGATCGGATTTGAAATTGCGAAAGAATTCGCTTCCCAAGGTGCAGCAGTAATCGTATCTGATTTAAAGGCAGAATCAGCAGAAAAGGCAGCTAGTCAATTAAGAGAGGCAGGGGGAGAAGCAATTTCTGCTGTGTGTGATGTAACAAAAGAAGAGCATATTGCTGCAGCCATTGAAACGGTTATGGAAACGTACGGCCGTCTCGATATTCTCATAAATAATGCAGGGCTGCAGTATGTTTCTCCGATTGAAGAATTTCCGACAGATCGATTTGAATTTTTGATTAAGGTGATGCTGACAGCTCCTTTCATCGCTACGAAGCACGCATTTCCAATTATGAAAAAGCAAAGGTTTGGCAGGATCATCAATATGGCATCCATAAATGGGCTGATTGGTTTTGCAGGCAAAGCTGCATACAACAGTGCCAAGCATGGAGTAATCGGCCTGACAAAAGTATCCGCTCTTGAAGGCGCAGAGCATGGAATTACTGTTAATGCTATTTGCCCCGGATATGTGGATACACCTCTTGTACGCAATCAGCTCTCGGATCTCGCTAGAACGAGAAATGTAGAACTGGAGAAGGTGCTTGAAGAAGTCATCTATCCGCTTGTCCCGCAAAAAAGGCTGCTCGATGTCCAGGAAATCGCCGATTATTCCGTATTTCTTGCAAGTGAAAAGGCAAAAGGAGTAACTGGTCAGGCTGTTGTATTAGATGGCGGCTATACGGTGCAATGA